The proteins below are encoded in one region of Bombus terrestris chromosome 7, iyBomTerr1.2, whole genome shotgun sequence:
- the LOC105665976 gene encoding dynein axonemal light chain 1 gives MTTVKPTTCKEAIRLWEEENKQEASTAKEVILSFQWPPIEKMDNALSVLINCEKLSLSTNMIEKIAGIGTLKNLRILSLGRNLIKGFAGLEALGDTLEELWISYNLIEKMKGINAMRNLRVVYMSNNLVREWTEFNKLQELTNLQDLVFVGNPLYESLEVENWRLEVARRLPTLEKLDGELIIRAEECANVLQKLDSPLQTQKSVE, from the exons ATGACTACCGTAAAACCAACCACCTGCAAAGAAGCTATTCGACTTTGGGAGGAAGAGAACAAGCAGGAAGCTTCCACCGCGAAGGAAGTAATTCTGAGCTTCCAATGGCCTCCTATAGAAAAAATGGACAACGCTTTATCGGTTTTGATCAACTGCGAGAAGCTCTCGCTCTCGACGAACATGATCGAGAAGATTGCGG GAATCGGAACACTGAAGAACCTAAGGATCCTCTCGTTAGGGCGTAACTTGATAAAAGGATTCGCTGGCTTAGAAGCATTAGGCGACACTCTGGAGGAACTTTGGATTTCGTACAATCTGATCGAGAAAATGAAGGGAATCAATGCGATGAGGAATCTGCGTGTCGTCTACATGTCGAATAATTTGGTTAGGGAGTGGACCGAATTTAACAAACTTCAAGAACTCACCAATCTTCAGGATCTCGTGTTCGTCGGAAACCCATTGTACGAGAGCTTAGAG GTGGAGAACTGGAGATTGGAAGTCGCCAGACGTTTACCAACGTTGGAAAAATTAGACGGTGAATTAATTATACGGGCAGAAGAATGCGCGAATGTGTTGCAAAAGCTCGATAGTCCTCTGCAAACTCAGAAATCAGTCGAGTAA